The genomic interval AGCCAGCTCGATACCGCTGCCTACCGTCACGATATCTATATCCTTTGATTCCCGGTAAAGAAATATATCCCTCACATATCCTCCTATTACATAACACGGTTGATTTTTTTCATCGGCAACTTTACCAATAATAGAAAATACGGGATGTTCTAAATGCTCGTCTATCAAATCTTTATCAGGTCTCATATTTTTTTCATCTTTACGACTGCAAAAATACGCATTTTATCTTTATAGATAAATAATGCAGAAAAAGAAAGATTCGATTTAAAAAATATGAAACAGAACAGGAATCAGTCTACGGCTAAATCATTTTGTTCTATTATAAATCCTGAAGGGCTACGCTTTATCAGTAGAAATTCCCCTTTAGGCAATTTTATCGAAGGAGAAACGTTACTTTCCATTAAATAATTTAAAATAGGAACTGCATCGAATCCGTGAATTTTAAATTCATCCTTATCATATATCATTAACAGGATTTGTCCATGTTGTTTTATTTTTTCCCGCAGGTTATCAGACACAGGAACCGTTATAGTCCTGTGTTCTTTATTTGGTTGAACATCAATATTATTTTCTTTTATATTATTATATATGTATATGTCGGATCCCTGCCGGAACATTGTATCCGCATCTATTGCCAAATAATGACTTCCTAAAAATTTGGATTTAAAATCCCCGGATGTTTGTTGTATGGTTAACGGGTCTATTCCTGATACCTTTTTTAGATAATAAGCCATACTCGGACTTTCTCTTTCATTTTCTAAAATATGACCTATTCCACACCAAACAAAAACTTTAGCATTTGGATCATTTCTAAAAGTTTTTTTGTAAATAGTGTTTGCCTGGACACGCTCTCTGTCATTCGAATCGGTATCATACGTTATGACATTAAATCCTATTTGGAGCGCATTCCGTATAAAATTACCTAGAGTCGGCTCTTTTGTATAGAAGCCTGACGATTGAAGCGGATATTTTCTTTTATTGATTAAGGATTGCTCATTATCTCCATATATGGCTTCGACAGCCAAATACCTGAAACCTTCTTCATAAAGATATTTCAACAATAAATTACCAAGGTATCTATGTTTTGGCTGCCAATGTTGTTCATTCATAATAACCAACTGTTGCCCTTTTATTTGTTCTGTTAAAAAGTTAAAAGCATCATCATCATAAATCGAACTATTAATCGTATTGTCTTGGGGGTGATAGAATTCGGATAAATAGAATTCCCATTGAGAATTATTTTTAATAAACGAGTTATAGGTTAAAACAGCTTGTAGCCATATGTTTTTTTCCTGTTCGGTTTTATAATTACTTTTTTTATCCTCTAGGCTTTTTATTGGCTTAATATAGTTTGCGCTATCTTCTATAAAAGCAGAAGCTGCTATTGCAAAAGGAGATTTCGGGTGAGATTTATTATAATTTTCATCAATCGTTAAAGTAGAAAAAATATTGGAAGATTCCGCTTTCAATAGATCAAATAGATTATTGCTTTTATATTGTTTATCGAGATTAAATACTAAAAAATATGTTCTTTTATTTTCTATATCTTTCTTGGTAAATAATATTATATTATTATAGGAGGACTGAAGCATCGTATCTTGGATGGTATTGTTTTGCGAAGTATAAAATAAGGTGCAATGAATCCATGGTTCAACTTCTGTTTTCAATTTGATAATAAAATTTTCCTTTTTGATTTTTAAGTCAGGGTAATTTTTTTTTATAAAATTGACACATGAATTAAACTCGTTTCTTTTTACAACACTTTGATTTAAAGCGGTATAATCTCCGAAAAAATCAATAGATATTTTTAAACTGTCATTATAATAAAGACCGTAAAAGTCTTTTATATATCTATTATTGGAATGAAATGGGCTTTTTATTGACTGGCAACCGACAAATAAAACCAATAAAATCGATGAAAAATATTTTATTTTCATAAATAATAATTTTAGCAGGAAATATCCAAACATATAGAATACCTCTTTCCATATTTTACATGTATCTTTAAATCTGGGATCAGATTAAAACATTCAACTAGCAGAGATTTAAAAAAATATGCCATACACTCCCTTCTTTTATCAGACACCCATCAATTATCGCATCTAAAATCTACAGGCAAAACATATTTACGGCCACTATTTTACCTTTATCTTAGCTGGGTATCCACTTAGGTATAATGGATATAACCCCCAAAGTTTCTACATCTAATTCAGGAGATGCGCCCCTGATCATTTCAATATCGGACAATGTGCCATCCACATTAACAACAAAAGCCGCAATTACTCTTCCAGCAGTTTTTTCTTTTACCGCCTTCTGTGAATATTTAAGATTTTCTATTAAATACTTACTCATTTCTTATAATCCACCCGGGAACTGAAGCATTTTCTGTTTTGTTCCCGAAAGAATATGACACACCCATCCCCACGAACAAAGACATGACAATAATTAAAATATTTTTCCCCATTTCTTTATTTTTTAAATTATAAAAACAGGAAGAGCATCCGGAATCATCTTCCCTTGCAGGATACTATAATTTAAATTATTTCTCATTTTTCGTAAAAAGAATCGGTAATGTATAACGAACTCTTACTTTTCGTCCGTCCTGTTCTCCAGATTCCCATTTAGGCATATAGGCCAGCATCCTTAATGCCTCATCGTCTAAATCTTTTCTTATCCCCTTTACTATTTTCTTGTTCGTAAGACATCCGTCAGTTTCTACAATAAACTGAATAACAACCATGCCTTCCACGCTATCCCGTAAAGCCGATACCGGATAGGTGAGGTTTTTCCTGAAGAAGTCCATCAGCTTTTCTGTACCACCGGGATATTGGGGATATTTATCACACATTTCGTACAAAACAGAATATGAATCAAGGTTATCTTTATTTATACCCAAATCAGGCTCCTCTTTATCTAAATATTCTACCATTTGAACTCTCTCATCAGACTGATTATCTGACACCTTGGACGTCAACTCGTCCTTACCCTCCAGAGAGCCAGCCATAACCCGATCATATTCAATTGTTTTACTCTCTTGGCCCGTAGGAACGACAATCACAGATAATTTATCTTTCAAGCCCTCAACTACATCCCTGGCATTGACTGAAAATACGAGAAGCAGGGCTAACGGCACAACCAATAAATATTTCACAAAAGAGAATCCGGAGCTACGATTCTTATCAATCATCCTGATACGCCGTTTAAATTCAGATATACTAAAATAATTTACGCAACCGACAGAGATATTGTCTCCCATAGAAATGCGTAATAAATGATATTTATACATCTTAGGATCATATCCTGCCGATATCACTCCGCAATCGGCAAGATGTTCCAGATTCAGCCTCAACTCTTTACGCATAAGCCATAAAAATGGATTAAACCAACAACCCACAGATATAAATTCCATAAACAGGATATCAATTGAATGCCACTGACGCATATGTACTGACTCATGAATCAGTATCTCGTCTAGTTCACTTCCGTCATACTTTTGGTTACTTATAAAGATATATTTAAAGAAAGAAAACGGAGATACTTTTTCTTTAATATGTACTATCCGGCAGCCATTCCAATTATCATACACACTTTTACGGCACAAATGAAACAAAGAATATCCTTCTAACAAGATCCTAACCCCGAAAAAGACCACACCTGCCATATATAACCATTCCAGTATACTTAAAAACGAAGTTCCCACTCGGACTTCGGGAAATATCTGAATAATAGGCAACATACCCCCTGACAGCAACAACGGTTCCATATATTCCTGTACTTCCCGGCTCTGCACAAACCACGGGGTTACATCTATCAAAGGATAACATAAGGAAAAGGACAGGATTGCCAGCAAAATAAAACGTCTCGTCTTGAAAAAGGTATCTTTGCAAAACAACATTCTGTAAAGAATATAAAAAAAGATTATTGCAATATTTACCCGGAACAAAAACAAAAAAAACGCATCCATAATTATTTGTTTTTTTTCTCTATTATATCAATTATATCCTGTAAATCCTCAGAAGATATTTTCTGTTCCCGGGCAAAAAACGTGACCATTTCTTTATATGAATTCTCAAAATAATTGCGTACTATTCCCGAAACATACTTTCTCTTATAATCCCCTTCCGCGATAACCGGAGAGTAATAATAAGTATTTCCGTAACGTTTCGAAGAAATATATCCTTTTCTTTCTAGATTCTTTACGATCGACGCCACAGTCGTATAAGGAGGTTTAGGCTCTGATAATGCTTCGAGAAAGTCTTTTATATACCCACCTGATTTATTCCATATCACAAGCATTATTTCTTCTTCTTGGTTCGTTAATCTTTCCATGGTTCTATTATTCTATGTTTATCTTACAAATCAATAAATTACGAAGTATTCGCAAATCTACGAAATTTTCGTAATAAGGCAAACGTTTTACCATTTAAAAAAAGTAATATCCGGCTGAAATTAAAAATAAATTTCAGCCGGATATATATAACTCTATTTATATTTTACAAAGAGGATGTTTTCGTATCGCCCAACAGCTTCTTCAATTTATCATCGGCCCGGGCTTTTATTTCAGGGGTAATACCGGCTTTAATCTTACTGTAAACAAAAAGTAGGACACTTAAATCGTCACTATACCCTAACGGAGGTAACAAAAAATCCGGTATCAGGTCTAACGGAAAAATAAAATATCCCAACGCACCCATTATAAGCACCTTATCCTTTAATGACACTGTACCACCTGTCATCATATAATAAAGTAATAACGAGACATATATGACTTTGCTACCGGCTTTACGGGCTACTTTCTTAAGTTTTTTCCAAAAACCGGAATCGGAAAAATATTTTCCATATTTTTCAACAGCAGCAAGCGAAAGTATTCCCATAGCTTTCATACAGCAATTTGTTTAAAATAAAGGGATAAGCTCTTCCTTAAAATGAGTCAGCTTCTCAATTCCGTCCGAATTGACAACATAGGTATTTTCTATTCCGACAGCTCCGACATGAGGTATTACGAACTTAGGCTCCAAAGCTATAACATTTCCCTCTTCCAGAATATCTTTTGAACGAGGAGCCAATACCGGAGCCTCATTTACTTCTATGCCTACTCCATGTCCCACAAACCCGGCTTTTTGGGTATAGCCCATAAAATAATCTTCCAGACCGGCACTCTTTGCCATATTCAATGCCAAATCATATAGCTGGGATGCAGGAACACCCGGTTTAGCCATCTTCATTATTTCATTATGAATATCTATGGATACCTGATGCGCCTTTTTCGCCAGCATAGGTATATCGCCCACATAGAACACCCGTGTCATATCGGTCATATAACCTGTAAAATTTCCTCCCATATCCACCATTACGGTCATACCCGGTTTTATCAACGTACCATTACAACTTACCGGCAAAGAGGGATTAAGACCCGCTCCTCCCATAGCAAAATCATAAGGAGAGGGATTGTCCGCATTATCCCCGCATAAAAGGCTGCCCATAAAGATCTCCATACTGGATCCGTTTATACGGAAAATACCTAAATTGCCGTGCAACCTCATTATCCGTTCAATCTCTATACACAGTTCAACGTCACTCATACCCTCTATATAAACCGATTCAATTTTCCTATATACATCGGAATGCTTTGCACCGGATTGACGCACCAGATCTGTCTCATACGCTGTTTTTACAGAACGTACTTTTCTCATTATTTGTGAACCGTTGGATAATTCTGAACCAGAAAAAACCGAAGCTAATCTCATGTAATCGGTATAAGGGACAGAATCGGACTCAATCGCAAGAGTTTTCGGTGTTACAACTCCCCGAACCGTCAATAACCCGGGAATCTGCTCAGGTTTACGTATATATTCAATCCGGCTATCTTGCAGTCCGACAGGACGGCGAACAAAATAAATAAGCTCACCCTCTAAGGGAACATAAGTATAACCGGCAAATACTCTGCCGGAAGAATAATACAGATTTGCATTGGTACTCAAAAGAAGAGCATCTACCCCGGCTTGTTTCATAGCGGCCTGCATAGCATTCCTTCTGAGGTCTATTTCATTTTTGGACAATTCGCTAAACATTTTTTATTCTTGTTTTAAATTCAGAAAAAAAGTAATCATGGATCTTAAATCATTAAACGCCAGATCATAATCATCTGTTTCACCAAACCCGTAACGGGCAAAAACAAACGGGAGTCCGGCAAGTCTCGTCTGACGGCTGTCACCGTCGGTATCTCCCACATAAACCGGATATTTCAAAGAATAACGTTCCTGCAATATCTTCATATTCTCGCTTTTCACCTTCCAGGTATCGGCATAGGACAACCAATCGGTAACATAAGGCCGTATACCTGTATAATCCATAAAGGCCGGCAAAGTCTTATCTCCGCAATTACTTACCAGAAATAGTTTGTAATATTTCGACAATTCAGCCAGGCCTTCTTTCATCCCTTCATAAGGAATGCCGCCTTTTTCCGGAAGTATTTGATCCTGTATGCGGTACAAACTTCCGATAAAAGGTTTAAGCTTGCCAGGAGGAAAATCTGAAACTACTTTAGAAGTAATTTCTTCTATATTCATACCCATATACCGATAAAGGATATCCCTTGTAATTCGTTGATCCGAACCGATTTCCCGGAAGGCCTCATTCCAGATATCGGCATATGTATCTATAGCATCCCATAAAGTACCGTCCATATCGAACAAGATACTATCCGTTTTTTTCCAGTCTATACTCTTATTTTTCATATTTCAAAGATATAGATTTTATCAAGAAAGGGCAACTTACTTTATCTAACCATTAACCGACATTTACATACCTTTTAATTTTATTTGCATATTCTTGCTCCAACTCAATTCAGATTCAATGAAATGAGCTGAATAATCTTTTCTGAACAATGAGATTAATTTAGATTCGTACTCCTGCAACAAACGCAAAGCGGTCTCTCGTTCACCTAATCGAAGATATGCCAAAATTTCAGCTTTATAAATATTGATATCCGAAGGATTTATTTCCTTAGCAGAATTAATAAGAGACATGGCTTCATGATTTGATTGATAATTATTATACAAAGCAAATAAACAGTATGCCTTCAAAATAAAATCTTCAGAAATCGCTACTTCATTTACTATATTTTGAGAAACAAGATCAATAGCCTGCCTAAATCGCCCATTCCCATATTTCTTACGGGCTGTACTTGTAACAGCGAACGATATTTCTTTCTCAAAATTAGGATCAGGAGGCATCTGAGAATTGCCTAAATACATAATTCTATCTGACAATGCCGGATGAGTAAAAGACGCAAAATACATTCCATCACTTCGTTCTGTCTCCATAACTTCTCGTATATGCGCTAATGCGGTCGATAAAGCATTAGTATCGTATTGAAGAATAGAAAGAATCCTTTTGGCGAGTTTATCAGCCTCCCCCTCCTGCTCATGATTATATTTCATTCCTAATCGATCTATCATTTGCGATGCAATTGAGCTCGACAATATAGCCATACCTATCGTCGCCATTCCCGGAACATAATTTTGATTATTTGCAGCTATAGCACCCTCTGCCACAGCTGTCACTCCGGTCGCAAAAGCGGTCCAAAATTCCGCCCTTTTTTTACGAGAAACGGCTTTATTCACATTTTGTATCTGATGATCTAACACAAAATGAGCTATTTCATGACTAAGTACGGCAACCAATTCATCCTCTGAATGTAAACAAGACAAAATTCCCGTAGTGATCATTAAAGTTCCATTGGGATACATACCTACATTTAAAGAAGCATCATCTAATATTATCACGTTAACATTCTCCGGCCTGCCATCAATAAAATCCACAGGAGCAATTTTTGCAATCAAACCATATATATAATTTTCGAGATATGGTTCATTATAGCGTAATCCATTGGAATTCAATCTTTCGATATATTCCAATGCATCTTGCTCCATCTCAAGTCTCAATTCTTTTTGTATACCCTTATTTTGTAAGGAAACAAATACCTTTTTTATAATTTCAGAATTCCAAATATCTTGTACCGTTTTACATTCAAAATTAAGTTTATCTACCAATCCTCTTGTAACTAAACTCAATTGTTCATTTAATCGAATATAATATAAATCCTTAATGCGATTTTGGTTGTACGGTTCTACAAGAGCCTCATGAATTACACCGGAGATCTTAACTTGTGAGCCTTTTTCAAACCCTTCATACCTATTAATTAAAGTAGCTGACAAATTTATTTCATAAATAAAAGGCTGCGCATGACATAAAAATAATGACAATATAAAAATTATTGCAACTAATAGCTTTTTCATAAAATTTCAACTTTATTATTTATGTTTACAAAACTAATAAAGTTTTGGCAAAATTAAGTATTAACTAATTTGTATATTACTGAAACAAAAAAAGAAATCCTTTATTATTATAAACAAAAAAATAATGTAGAAAAATAGACTATATATTAATGCAGAAAACCATTTCTCTTTACCATCCCTTTAACTATAAAATAAAACTTAGATTCATCGATGTTGACATTAATTTTCACAATAAATTCAATTATTGGATGCTTAATAGACCTATACAAAAGGCGGTGAGGAAATGCATTATACAAAAAACTATATAGGTTCCATATTCAAAAGTATTTCTAAATTTATGTCAGCATCTCACAGTAAATTGCATGATTTTACCGGATATAAAGATGCTGAATTTAAAATTCCGTTCAAACAAACCGATTCAATTTATCTAACAAAAAACGAAATACAAAAAATATATGATCTGGATATTACCGAAGAATTACTGAAAAAGAACGGATATCAAAAAAAATTTAAATCTACTATTAAATCGTTGAATGAGGAAAGGGATCGTTTTCTTTTGGGATGTTTTACAGCCCTTAGGCATTCCGATTATTCCCGGCTGGATGAGTTCATTTCAAAGATGATATCATTCGAATATGGACGGTAAAAAGGGATAAGAAGGTATTTATACCTATGCACTACCAGCTTAGAGAGTTATTAAAACGAAGAAATATAATATTTTGCCCAAACCTATATCAGATCAAAAGCATAATCAACAAATTAAAGCTATCGGTAAACTGGCAGGAATTAATGAAGAAGTTATTCTTTCCAAAACAAGAGGCGGAAAGCGGATTGAAACCGTAAAATCCAAATATGAATTTATTACTTCTCATACAGCCAGGAGATCAGGAGCTACTAATATGTATCTTGCCGGGATAGACTTAAAATTTATACAAGATATTTTGGGGCATTCAAAGATAGAACAAACCATATCTTATATTAAAGTTTCGGCGGAAGATAACGCCAAACGTTTGGTAGATCACCCGTATTTCAGTGGAAAAACAAACCCCGATACCAAATGAATGATACTGGGGCCACCGGAACGGCTCAATTCCGGCTTTTTGTCAATAATAACAGGTTATAACGAAATAACTGTTGAGCCTAATTTTTTGCTTATATCCTGAATCGCATAATTCAGCGTATTTATTTCTTCTTTTGTAAAAGAAGCTTCTTTTCCATTTACCTTATTCCCATTTATTTTTTGATATAGCCACGTTCTTGTTTTATGGAAGTAGTTTTTTGCAATATAAGATAGTGATACAATTTCCGTAACTTCCATTAATTGCATTTTTACCTTTGTTGCTTCAATAAAATCATCTACACGTTCAATTGAATTATCAATGATTTTCGCCAAATAGTTATCTATTTGTTCTTTGTCGTTTGGATACTTTTCACAAACATATAAATATTGCTTTTGAAACTTTTCCTGATCTGTATCAAAATAATACTGATTCAGTTTTTCAAGTTCTGCTTGTAAATTCATATTTGTTAGTTTTTTGCCCCCTTTCGAGGGCTTGTTAATTACTTTTGTTTGCTTATCTCTTTTTCCAATTCTTCCAGCATTTTTAGCCGATCCAGTAAAGCATCCATTCTTTTTTGGAAAATTTTGTTTTGCTTCAAAAGAAAACTAATTCGGTTCAGTTCCATTTTTACTGCAATCTTTTCCATTTGAACGGTTTTTAATAGTTCTTTTCGTTTTTTCGTTATCTATATCTGTTATTAATTATTGACACTCTAAAGATAATAATCATTTGATTAATATGCAGGAATTAAAGGGATTATTTCTAATTTATTTTTCTAAGAATGTAAGATTTAACATTTAAAAGGAAAGGATATCTTACTTCACAGCAAAATATCCTCAACAAAGTAAACTACATTTGAAGTATTATTTTCGTATGCTGATATATTCAGCACTCAATATTTTAGTATTTAGATTTTTAGATATTATTTCTTGCTTCCTTTCTTTACCCCCCCATTTAATAAAAAGGAATTTTTTAGGGACAATGTGCTCAACATATATCAGACTATCCCTATTTTCAAATATACCGGAAAATTCATTATTCTTGTTGATACATCCATTCAAAGCAAACCATTTATCGGAAATTTCCAAAACGATATATATTTTAAAATTATTCATGGCTTACTCCTTTAGCGTATAATACAATATGACACTCGTTGTCGGTTGCATAAGAAGATATTGAATAAACTTATATTAAAACTTAATTCACACAACATCATGAAAAACTATTAACTTCTTTTCGTAGCGATAGTATCGCTTTTATCCGTAGGATGTACCAAAGAAGAAGATAAAATATCATTGAAAATATATAAAAAAACACTTTATTCCGGCGAAAAATATCAAATTAATGCCAAATCAAATGATGCTATCACTTACACCGTAGAAAATAAATATCATGCCACCGTATCGGAATCCAGTCTCGTTACGGCTGCATTTGTCGGACAAACAAAAATCCGGTTGGACAATGGGAACAATTCAAAAAAATTTAAATTAACTGTTGCACCTAAATATAATTTATACACTCTTCCTAATGTAAGATTCGGAGAACCAAGAACCGTATCTATTTTAAAACTTGGAACACCAGATCAATAAACAGCCGATGGAACAGAGTATCTCAATTATTCCGATAAGGCTCCCGTATTGTTATTATTTTTTGATGAGTACGGATCATTGAATAGTTTTACCGTAATTGTTAAGGCAGATTATGCTTCGGACTTAGTAAAATTTTTAGGTGAAAGATATTTATTTATAACCAATATCAATGGGGTATATATGTTTATGGATGCGTTATCACCAGATGCAGCAAATACCGTTATTGGAATGTCAGTGTACAATTCTTCTTTTATAATGGTTACCTATGCTCCAGCTTCTGAAAGTCCCAGTAATATTTCTTCATTAAAGAAATACCCGGTAGACAAAAAGAATCTGGAAAAACTACTGGAAAAACTAAAATAACAATGATCTTAATAGAATTCAATATCTTTCAAAATAATAACTCATCAATAGTAAAATATTCTACTAACATCTCCAAATAATATAATAATCCCTTAATCATCTTTTGACAATTAAGGGATTATTATATTATGCAAACACATTGGAAATATCCAACATGAAACCTATTCTTTAAAATCAATAGATATATTAGCTCCTAATATGTATCCTATTAATGCATCTATCGTATAATTTTTTTCTCCTATTTCTATGGAATTAACTTGTTCTATTCGAATATTTCCTTGTTTAGCAACCTTATAAATAGTAAGACCTTTTTTCTCCCTGATGGCTTTCAGATTTTCGCCAATAATCTTTTTATTTTTACTTATCTCATTCATTACATTTTCTAAGCCATTCGGCTGCTTTTTTTAAAGAGTTGGCAAATTGTAATTTATCTACCATATTTTCTTCTATTTCCATTTTCCATTTCGGATATTTGTAACGGCAAAGAAATAGCTTCTCATTATCTTCGCTATATTCGAGCCCGTATACAACGCCAAAAGCTATACCGGGACGATGCTGGGATATATATTCTCCTTTTTCCCTTATAGTTTCTAAATTTATTGTTTTCATTTTTTTATTACAGTTTATAATGTGTCTCATTTTTTTAATTTGATACTGCCAAGATAGTACTAATATTAGTTACATCAAATTAATTGGGCAAAAAAAATTACATTATTTAACAACAATTATTGTTTTAGAAAAAATTTATTCGTTGCCCTATTCGTTACCCTCATAAAAAACAATCCCCCAATTATCTATTGACAATCAAGGGATTATTGTTTTGTACTACACTTATTCAGTACACCCGTGGGGAGTCGAACCCCAATCGTCGGAACCGGAATCCGATATTCTATCCATTGAACTACGGGTGCGGATATATGTTTTCGAAAGCGAAAATACTATTTTACTAAAAGTAGTAACCCTTTCGCGTGGCAAAAGTAAGAAATATTTGTAGCTTTGCAAACAGATAACTATAAAACTTAACAAAAAGAGTTATGAATGTTCGCATAGAAGAAAGCTGGAAAAAACGCTTACAACCGGAATTTGATAAAGATTACTTTGTCCGCCTTACCGATTTTGTCCGGAACGAATATGCTATTACGACAGTATATCCTCCCGGAAGCCAAATGTTTTCTGCCTTCGATGCCTGTCCCTTCGAAAAGGTTAAGGTCGTTATTTTGGGACAAGATCCATATCATGAGCCTCGTCA from Barnesiella propionica carries:
- a CDS encoding M48 family metallopeptidase, which encodes MKKLLVAIIFILSLFLCHAQPFIYEINLSATLINRYEGFEKGSQVKISGVIHEALVEPYNQNRIKDLYYIRLNEQLSLVTRGLVDKLNFECKTVQDIWNSEIIKKVFVSLQNKGIQKELRLEMEQDALEYIERLNSNGLRYNEPYLENYIYGLIAKIAPVDFIDGRPENVNVIILDDASLNVGMYPNGTLMITTGILSCLHSEDELVAVLSHEIAHFVLDHQIQNVNKAVSRKKRAEFWTAFATGVTAVAEGAIAANNQNYVPGMATIGMAILSSSIASQMIDRLGMKYNHEQEGEADKLAKRILSILQYDTNALSTALAHIREVMETERSDGMYFASFTHPALSDRIMYLGNSQMPPDPNFEKEISFAVTSTARKKYGNGRFRQAIDLVSQNIVNEVAISEDFILKAYCLFALYNNYQSNHEAMSLINSAKEINPSDINIYKAEILAYLRLGERETALRLLQEYESKLISLFRKDYSAHFIESELSWSKNMQIKLKGM
- a CDS encoding YkvA family protein — protein: MKAMGILSLAAVEKYGKYFSDSGFWKKLKKVARKAGSKVIYVSLLLYYMMTGGTVSLKDKVLIMGALGYFIFPLDLIPDFLLPPLGYSDDLSVLLFVYSKIKAGITPEIKARADDKLKKLLGDTKTSSL
- a CDS encoding DUF5053 domain-containing protein; translation: MNLQAELEKLNQYYFDTDQEKFQKQYLYVCEKYPNDKEQIDNYLAKIIDNSIERVDDFIEATKVKMQLMEVTEIVSLSYIAKNYFHKTRTWLYQKINGNKVNGKEASFTKEEINTLNYAIQDISKKLGSTVISL
- a CDS encoding Ig-like domain-containing protein; the encoded protein is MKIYKKTLYSGEKYQINAKSNDAITYTVENKYHATVSESSLVTAAFVGQTKIRLDNGNNSKKFKLTVAPKYNLYTLPNVRFGEPRTVSILKLGTPDQ
- a CDS encoding M24 family metallopeptidase, producing MFSELSKNEIDLRRNAMQAAMKQAGVDALLLSTNANLYYSSGRVFAGYTYVPLEGELIYFVRRPVGLQDSRIEYIRKPEQIPGLLTVRGVVTPKTLAIESDSVPYTDYMRLASVFSGSELSNGSQIMRKVRSVKTAYETDLVRQSGAKHSDVYRKIESVYIEGMSDVELCIEIERIMRLHGNLGIFRINGSSMEIFMGSLLCGDNADNPSPYDFAMGGAGLNPSLPVSCNGTLIKPGMTVMVDMGGNFTGYMTDMTRVFYVGDIPMLAKKAHQVSIDIHNEIMKMAKPGVPASQLYDLALNMAKSAGLEDYFMGYTQKAGFVGHGVGIEVNEAPVLAPRSKDILEEGNVIALEPKFVIPHVGAVGIENTYVVNSDGIEKLTHFKEELIPLF
- a CDS encoding M56 family metallopeptidase, which gives rise to MDAFFLFLFRVNIAIIFFYILYRMLFCKDTFFKTRRFILLAILSFSLCYPLIDVTPWFVQSREVQEYMEPLLLSGGMLPIIQIFPEVRVGTSFLSILEWLYMAGVVFFGVRILLEGYSLFHLCRKSVYDNWNGCRIVHIKEKVSPFSFFKYIFISNQKYDGSELDEILIHESVHMRQWHSIDILFMEFISVGCWFNPFLWLMRKELRLNLEHLADCGVISAGYDPKMYKYHLLRISMGDNISVGCVNYFSISEFKRRIRMIDKNRSSGFSFVKYLLVVPLALLLVFSVNARDVVEGLKDKLSVIVVPTGQESKTIEYDRVMAGSLEGKDELTSKVSDNQSDERVQMVEYLDKEEPDLGINKDNLDSYSVLYEMCDKYPQYPGGTEKLMDFFRKNLTYPVSALRDSVEGMVVIQFIVETDGCLTNKKIVKGIRKDLDDEALRMLAYMPKWESGEQDGRKVRVRYTLPILFTKNEK
- a CDS encoding DUF6549 family protein encodes the protein MNNFKIYIVLEISDKWFALNGCINKNNEFSGIFENRDSLIYVEHIVPKKFLFIKWGGKERKQEIISKNLNTKILSAEYISIRK
- a CDS encoding BlaI/MecI/CopY family transcriptional regulator, whose amino-acid sequence is MERLTNQEEEIMLVIWNKSGGYIKDFLEALSEPKPPYTTVASIVKNLERKGYISSKRYGNTYYYSPVIAEGDYKRKYVSGIVRNYFENSYKEMVTFFAREQKISSEDLQDIIDIIEKKNK
- a CDS encoding HAD family hydrolase yields the protein MKNKSIDWKKTDSILFDMDGTLWDAIDTYADIWNEAFREIGSDQRITRDILYRYMGMNIEEITSKVVSDFPPGKLKPFIGSLYRIQDQILPEKGGIPYEGMKEGLAELSKYYKLFLVSNCGDKTLPAFMDYTGIRPYVTDWLSYADTWKVKSENMKILQERYSLKYPVYVGDTDGDSRQTRLAGLPFVFARYGFGETDDYDLAFNDLRSMITFFLNLKQE
- a CDS encoding helix-turn-helix domain-containing protein, coding for MNEISKNKKIIGENLKAIREKKGLTIYKVAKQGNIRIEQVNSIEIGEKNYTIDALIGYILGANISIDFKE
- a CDS encoding energy transducer TonB; this translates as MSKYLIENLKYSQKAVKEKTAGRVIAAFVVNVDGTLSDIEMIRGASPELDVETLGVISIIPKWIPS
- a CDS encoding tyrosine-type recombinase/integrase, which codes for MPKPISDQKHNQQIKAIGKLAGINEEVILSKTRGGKRIETVKSKYEFITSHTARRSGATNMYLAGIDLKFIQDILGHSKIEQTISYIKVSAEDNAKRLVDHPYFSGKTNPDTK
- a CDS encoding site-specific integrase, whose protein sequence is MSASHSKLHDFTGYKDAEFKIPFKQTDSIYLTKNEIQKIYDLDITEELLKKNGYQKKFKSTIKSLNEERDRFLLGCFTALRHSDYSRLDEFISKMISFEYGR